Proteins encoded together in one Campylobacter concisus window:
- a CDS encoding Highly acidic protein — translation MKVALINKNPAVSRLITLSLNKIGTEYSEFEDLNGFDDAQFDFIIIDSDVDSSELATDKKVMYLASRGESKPEFATLMLEKPFLPTEFISVFEQNIPKDEPVAEHGESEQGESDFGDFSDEAINFDEMSGFKLPDIDTNLENFADLDKELLESGIDSPSEEISQSDLQEENEASDMESLEELEDLQELASEDLVDESVDEETSEAISDANESEESKDGDLAELSALVDEIENMPEESEADEELNKNLDDIISQNDVAGLVDEENAGSELDEIDQSKFELSEIDSLDEELNSEEADEENKNLDDTELDVQNLEQEELNIDELAKFDDKDNLENELNLEDEPKDDENLDESSEADEEQIQVDDEKAEEDIEVEALDKISSEELENLEPSESENASSEMPVEELEDIDISEPEAKEDLGLADETFEEENAQDDSKDAASSELNFDVASIDDIDENTMLAAFGLKDIPQTSSKNDAKEDYKEELTKKITKHVHESLNESSLRDVLKDMNIKINISFEEK, via the coding sequence ATGAAAGTTGCTCTTATAAATAAAAATCCAGCAGTTTCACGTCTGATAACTTTAAGTCTGAATAAAATCGGCACCGAATATAGCGAATTTGAGGATCTAAATGGATTTGACGATGCTCAGTTTGACTTTATCATAATCGACAGTGACGTGGATAGTAGCGAGCTAGCTACAGATAAAAAGGTGATGTATCTAGCAAGTCGTGGCGAGAGCAAACCAGAATTTGCTACTTTGATGCTTGAAAAACCATTTTTACCGACTGAATTTATAAGTGTTTTTGAGCAAAATATCCCAAAAGATGAGCCAGTTGCCGAGCATGGCGAGAGTGAGCAGGGTGAAAGTGACTTTGGTGATTTTAGCGACGAGGCTATAAATTTTGACGAGATGTCTGGGTTTAAACTGCCTGATATCGATACAAATTTAGAAAATTTTGCAGATCTTGACAAAGAGCTTTTAGAAAGTGGCATAGATAGCCCAAGCGAGGAGATTAGCCAGAGCGACTTACAAGAGGAAAATGAAGCTAGCGATATGGAGTCTTTAGAAGAGCTTGAAGACCTACAAGAGCTTGCTAGCGAAGACCTTGTTGATGAGAGCGTGGATGAAGAGACTAGCGAAGCGATAAGTGATGCAAATGAGAGCGAAGAGAGCAAAGACGGTGATTTAGCAGAGCTTAGTGCGCTTGTCGATGAGATAGAAAATATGCCAGAAGAGTCTGAAGCAGATGAAGAGCTAAATAAAAATTTAGATGATATTATTAGCCAAAATGACGTTGCAGGCTTGGTTGATGAAGAGAACGCTGGTAGCGAGCTTGATGAGATAGATCAGAGTAAATTTGAGCTTAGTGAGATCGATTCGCTTGATGAAGAGCTAAATAGTGAAGAGGCTGACGAAGAAAATAAAAATTTAGATGACACTGAGCTAGATGTTCAAAATTTAGAGCAAGAAGAGCTAAATATAGACGAGCTAGCTAAATTTGATGATAAAGATAACCTTGAAAATGAGTTAAATTTAGAAGATGAGCCTAAAGATGATGAGAATTTAGATGAGAGCTCTGAGGCTGATGAAGAGCAAATTCAAGTAGATGATGAAAAGGCAGAAGAGGATATAGAAGTAGAGGCTTTGGATAAAATTTCAAGTGAGGAGCTAGAAAATTTAGAGCCTAGCGAGAGCGAAAACGCTTCTAGTGAGATGCCAGTAGAAGAGCTAGAAGATATTGATATTAGCGAGCCAGAAGCTAAAGAAGATCTAGGCCTTGCGGATGAAACTTTCGAAGAAGAAAATGCACAAGATGATAGTAAAGACGCGGCATCAAGTGAGTTAAATTTTGACGTGGCATCGATAGATGATATAGATGAAAACACGATGTTGGCGGCATTTGGACTAAAAGATATACCTCAAACAAGCTCAAAAAATGATGCAAAAGAGGACTACAAAGAAGAGCTAACTAAAAAGATCACAAAACACGTCCACGAGTCGCTAAATGAGAGCTCGCTAAGAGATGTGCTAAAAGATATGAACATTAAGATAAATATAAGTTTCGAGGAAAAGTAG
- the gmk gene encoding guanylate kinase, which produces MQGQILVVSGPSGSGKSTLLGRLLKEEKDLYFSISSTTRAKRDGEVDGVDYYFIKEDEFKSGIEKGEFLEWAQVHKNYYGTSLKPVLSALEAGKIVIFDIDVQGFHIALEKFKSYITSVFITTANKKELKRRLKNRGTDSDETIENRLMNAVGEMEHILEYDYFLVNDDIEKSYKGLKSILRAMRLKSAKINLRNVIDEWIDC; this is translated from the coding sequence TTGCAAGGACAAATTTTAGTAGTTTCGGGACCTAGTGGAAGCGGTAAAAGCACGCTTTTGGGCCGTCTTTTAAAGGAAGAGAAAGACCTATATTTTTCTATCTCAAGCACGACTAGAGCAAAAAGGGATGGCGAAGTTGATGGGGTGGATTATTATTTTATAAAAGAAGATGAATTTAAAAGTGGCATAGAAAAAGGCGAGTTTTTAGAGTGGGCACAGGTGCATAAAAACTACTATGGCACGAGCTTAAAGCCAGTTTTATCAGCACTTGAAGCTGGAAAGATAGTTATATTTGACATCGATGTGCAGGGCTTTCACATCGCACTTGAAAAATTTAAAAGCTACATCACTTCAGTTTTTATAACAACTGCGAATAAAAAAGAGCTAAAAAGACGCTTGAAAAACCGCGGAACAGATAGTGACGAAACGATAGAAAACCGCTTAATGAACGCAGTTGGGGAGATGGAGCATATTTTAGAGTATGATTATTTTTTAGTAAATGATGATATAGAAAAGAGCTATAAAGGACTAAAATCAATCCTTCGAGCGATGAGGTTAAAAAGTGCTAAGATAAACTTAAGAAACGTCATCGACGAGTGGATAGATTGTTAG
- the tatA gene encoding twin-arginine translocase TatA/TatE family subunit, with product MGSFSIGHWLIVLAIIVLLFGAKKIPELAKGLGKGIKTFKAEMEDTTPEKSEKVEHKEDSAASQKIEETTKNA from the coding sequence ATGGGTTCTTTTAGTATTGGCCACTGGTTGATTGTTTTAGCGATCATTGTATTACTTTTTGGAGCAAAGAAGATCCCAGAGCTTGCGAAAGGACTAGGCAAAGGCATAAAGACTTTTAAAGCTGAGATGGAGGACACAACCCCTGAAAAAAGCGAAAAAGTCGAGCATAAAGAAGATAGTGCAGCTAGTCAAAAGATAGAAGAAACAACAAAAAACGCGTAG
- the argS gene encoding arginine--tRNA ligase, which yields MKDKVKAEISKVLEREFVLEKPKDRNLAHYATPLFSLAKELKKSPAMIASEFADKFSGSKIVEASAVNGYLNFKLRSEFLDEISKQILLDGENFAKEDAKKDSYLIEYISANPTGPLHIGHVRGAVYGDTLARLGKRLGYAISTEYYINDAGNQIDLLGTSISLAAKEQLFNESVVYPEKYYRGDYILDIAKLANEKFGKEIFYDESRNLELAEFGKDIVLEIIKKDLADVGIFIESWASEKALYDHLVPTIEKLKRSNQMYEKEGATYIASTTLGDDNDRVVVRNDGRPTYLAGDIIYHNAKFEKNFDHYINIWGADHHGYIARLKAAINFLGYDENRLEVILMQMVSLLKEGKPYKMSKRAGNAVLMSDIASEIGAEALRFIFISKANTSSLEFDVDELKKEDSSNPIFYINYAHARINQIFAKAGKSVSDVINADFECLDENAKNLLFEALILPEILEDAFISRQLQKIPDYLKSLAASFHKFYNENRVVGNENEDSLLKVFAVVAVSIKTAFNIMGITAKDRM from the coding sequence TTGAAAGATAAAGTAAAAGCTGAAATTTCAAAGGTTTTAGAGCGAGAATTTGTGCTTGAAAAGCCAAAGGATAGAAATTTAGCCCACTATGCGACGCCGCTTTTTAGCCTCGCAAAAGAGCTAAAAAAGTCTCCAGCTATGATAGCTAGCGAATTTGCTGATAAATTTAGTGGTAGCAAGATAGTTGAGGCTAGCGCGGTAAATGGCTACTTAAATTTCAAGCTTAGGAGCGAATTTTTAGATGAAATTTCAAAGCAAATTTTGCTAGATGGCGAAAATTTTGCAAAAGAAGATGCGAAAAAAGATAGCTATTTAATAGAATACATCAGCGCAAATCCGACTGGGCCGCTTCACATCGGACACGTTAGAGGCGCAGTTTATGGTGATACTTTGGCAAGACTTGGCAAAAGACTTGGCTACGCTATCTCAACAGAATACTACATAAATGATGCAGGTAATCAAATAGATCTGCTTGGCACTTCGATATCTCTCGCGGCCAAAGAGCAGCTTTTTAACGAAAGTGTCGTTTATCCAGAGAAATACTACCGTGGGGATTATATTTTAGATATCGCTAAGCTTGCAAATGAAAAATTTGGCAAGGAAATTTTTTATGACGAGAGTAGAAACCTTGAGCTTGCCGAATTTGGCAAAGATATCGTGCTTGAAATCATCAAAAAAGACTTGGCTGATGTTGGGATATTTATAGAGAGCTGGGCTAGTGAAAAAGCTCTTTATGACCATCTTGTGCCAACAATAGAAAAGCTAAAACGCTCAAATCAAATGTATGAAAAAGAGGGTGCAACCTATATAGCTTCGACTACACTTGGTGATGACAACGATAGGGTTGTGGTTAGAAATGACGGCAGACCGACATATCTAGCTGGCGACATCATCTATCATAACGCTAAATTTGAGAAAAATTTTGACCACTATATAAACATTTGGGGCGCGGATCACCACGGATATATCGCAAGGCTAAAGGCTGCGATAAATTTCCTTGGATACGACGAAAATAGGCTTGAAGTGATACTTATGCAGATGGTTAGCTTACTAAAAGAGGGCAAGCCATATAAAATGAGCAAGCGTGCTGGCAATGCGGTGCTGATGAGCGATATCGCGAGTGAGATCGGTGCTGAGGCGCTTAGATTTATCTTTATAAGCAAGGCAAATACGAGTAGTTTGGAATTTGACGTGGATGAGCTTAAAAAAGAGGATAGCTCAAACCCTATCTTTTATATAAATTACGCTCACGCCAGGATAAATCAAATTTTTGCAAAGGCTGGAAAAAGCGTTAGTGACGTGATAAATGCAGACTTTGAGTGCCTAGATGAAAATGCCAAAAATTTACTTTTTGAAGCGCTTATCTTGCCTGAAATTTTAGAAGATGCTTTTATCTCAAGGCAGCTTCAAAAGATACCAGACTATCTAAAGTCGCTAGCTGCTAGCTTTCATAAATTTTATAATGAAAACCGTGTGGTTGGAAATGAAAACGAAGATAGCTTACTAAAAGTCTTTGCAGTCGTTGCTGTCTCGATAAAAACAGCATTTAACATAATGGGAATCACAGCTAAAGATAGGATGTAA
- a CDS encoding sugar transferase produces MIILGEKYAFTKLELEKLRKKFGQVNFLSPENSDAKALRSALENLIKSGNQRLIVLNTQKPVDNKLVRFLTLLQFKTKYKKIKFLNVESFLEIYLQKCYIPENGENLNFLNDIKPYNAFEYALKRMIDYVSCSLLLVILFVLKFYVKKKIDEQSPGSLYFLQNRVGLDTKIFKCYKFRTMHENSEHNPYTQKNDTRVFKFGEFMRKTRMDEIPQCINVFRGDMHLIGPRTEWDILVHDYEKKIPYYNERHIVRPGITGWAQVNYPYGANTHDAKQKLMYDLYYIKHWSLWLEIKIIAKTIAIIFEKRGI; encoded by the coding sequence ATGATCATCCTTGGCGAAAAATACGCTTTCACCAAACTCGAGCTAGAGAAGCTTAGGAAGAAATTTGGCCAGGTGAATTTTTTATCCCCTGAAAATAGCGACGCAAAAGCTTTGCGAAGTGCGCTAGAAAATCTCATAAAATCAGGCAATCAAAGGCTAATAGTGCTAAATACCCAAAAGCCTGTTGATAACAAATTGGTGAGATTTCTCACGCTTTTGCAGTTTAAGACTAAGTATAAAAAGATCAAATTTCTAAATGTGGAGAGCTTTTTAGAAATTTACTTGCAAAAGTGCTACATCCCAGAAAATGGCGAAAATTTAAACTTTTTAAACGATATTAAGCCTTATAATGCCTTTGAATACGCCTTAAAACGCATGATCGACTATGTAAGCTGCTCGCTGCTTCTTGTGATACTTTTTGTGCTTAAATTTTACGTAAAGAAAAAGATAGACGAGCAGTCCCCTGGCAGCCTTTACTTCTTGCAAAATAGGGTTGGGCTGGATACTAAAATATTTAAGTGCTATAAATTTAGAACGATGCATGAAAACTCAGAACACAACCCATACACGCAAAAAAACGACACAAGAGTATTTAAATTTGGCGAATTTATGCGCAAGACTAGAATGGATGAAATACCTCAATGTATCAATGTATTTCGAGGTGATATGCACCTAATTGGACCACGTACAGAATGGGACATATTAGTTCATGACTACGAAAAAAAGATCCCTTACTACAATGAACGTCACATCGTCCGCCCAGGCATCACTGGCTGGGCACAGGTAAATTACCCTTACGGCGCAAACACGCACGATGCAAAGCAGAAACTCATGTATGATCTTTACTACATCAAGCACTGGTCACTTTGGCTGGAGATAAAGATCATAGCAAAAACTATTGCAATTATATTTGAAAAAAGGGGCATTTAG
- a CDS encoding YeiH family protein, whose protein sequence is MSHKFLAVLVLALICGVSFTLSNTLLAKFHTSPLIISIILGAIFANLFTKQTQILKSSGVVAIAGKQILRLGIILFGFYISLGEIASVGTLGVTYAAFMVFATFCFALFVAKALGLSKDSAVLIGSGASICGAAAVMATQNEIKADANKLAIAICTVVLFGTIGMFIYPFIAKFLALTPHQTGFFIGGSLHEVAHVVAASAAFDSATSSTAVIIKMLRVIMLVPFLFLLNFLNLSQNSGGSKLKSIPWFALFFLVAICVRSLPFFPENLVQILKLAASICLCIAMCALGFGIDRSIFKATGKKPFLLAFFIFLWLICSSLVFVKTLC, encoded by the coding sequence ATGTCTCATAAATTTCTTGCTGTGCTTGTTTTAGCGCTCATATGCGGCGTTTCTTTTACGCTCTCAAACACACTTTTGGCTAAATTTCACACCAGCCCACTCATCATCTCTATCATTTTAGGTGCCATTTTTGCAAATCTTTTCACCAAACAGACTCAAATTTTAAAAAGTAGTGGCGTTGTAGCGATCGCTGGGAAGCAAATTTTAAGGCTAGGCATCATACTTTTTGGCTTTTACATAAGCCTTGGCGAGATCGCAAGTGTCGGCACTCTAGGCGTGACATATGCGGCTTTTATGGTATTTGCGACCTTTTGCTTTGCGCTTTTTGTAGCCAAAGCCTTGGGACTTAGCAAGGATAGTGCTGTGCTCATTGGCTCAGGGGCAAGTATATGCGGCGCAGCTGCTGTTATGGCTACTCAAAATGAGATAAAAGCAGACGCAAACAAGCTTGCTATCGCCATTTGCACGGTTGTGCTCTTTGGGACGATTGGCATGTTTATCTACCCATTTATCGCTAAATTTCTAGCTCTCACACCACACCAAACTGGCTTTTTTATCGGTGGCTCACTTCACGAAGTAGCCCACGTAGTAGCAGCTTCAGCAGCATTTGACAGCGCAACAAGCAGCACCGCCGTCATCATAAAAATGCTTCGCGTCATCATGCTTGTGCCATTTTTGTTTTTGCTAAATTTCTTAAATTTAAGCCAAAATAGCGGTGGCTCAAAGCTAAAGAGCATACCATGGTTTGCACTATTTTTCTTAGTAGCGATCTGCGTTAGATCCTTGCCATTTTTTCCTGAAAATTTGGTGCAAATTTTAAAGCTAGCCGCTAGCATTTGCCTTTGCATCGCGATGTGTGCTTTGGGATTTGGGATAGATAGAAGCATTTTTAAAGCGACGGGCAAAAAGCCATTTTTGCTAGCATTTTTTATATTTTTATGGCTTATTTGCTCATCGCTTGTTTTTGTTAAGACTCTTTGCTAG
- the nadD gene encoding nicotinate (nicotinamide) nucleotide adenylyltransferase: protein MKLALFGGSFDPVHLGHDSIVKMALSGLDIDKLIIMPTFISPFKSEFSAPPELRLKWIREIWGGLEKVEISDYEINLARPVPTIETVKYLYEKFKIEKFYLIIGADHLATLDKWHGYEELKNLVQFVIAKRNHIEIPRNLQKMDVHVDVSSSQIRHQKGLDELPSKIKDEIINFYQGLKMQERSMQERTESIVKVLDAKKAEEIQVFDMSGDDYFVKAVVIATTLGERHAYSLAEDLKEELKPLGEKFIGTESSPDWIVMDLGDILIHLLSPAYRAKYNIEEFLQKLKTSKES, encoded by the coding sequence ATGAAGTTAGCACTTTTTGGCGGGAGCTTTGATCCGGTTCATTTAGGACACGATAGCATTGTGAAAATGGCACTAAGCGGCCTTGATATCGACAAGCTCATCATCATGCCAACTTTTATAAGTCCCTTTAAGAGCGAATTTTCAGCTCCGCCAGAGCTTCGCCTAAAGTGGATAAGAGAAATTTGGGGCGGCCTAGAGAAGGTCGAGATCTCAGATTATGAGATAAATTTAGCTCGCCCGGTGCCTACCATAGAGACGGTTAAGTATTTGTATGAGAAATTCAAGATAGAGAAATTTTATCTCATAATAGGCGCGGACCACCTAGCCACGCTTGATAAGTGGCATGGATATGAGGAGCTAAAAAATTTAGTGCAGTTTGTGATCGCTAAGCGCAATCACATAGAAATTCCGCGAAATTTACAAAAAATGGACGTGCACGTGGATGTTAGCTCGTCGCAGATCAGGCATCAAAAGGGGCTTGATGAGCTGCCTAGCAAGATAAAAGATGAAATTATAAATTTTTACCAAGGATTAAAGATGCAAGAGAGATCGATGCAAGAGCGCACCGAAAGTATAGTTAAGGTTTTAGACGCAAAAAAGGCTGAAGAGATACAAGTGTTTGATATGAGTGGGGATGATTATTTCGTAAAGGCCGTAGTTATCGCTACTACGCTTGGTGAGAGGCACGCTTACTCGCTGGCTGAGGATCTAAAGGAGGAGCTTAAGCCTCTTGGGGAGAAATTTATAGGCACTGAGAGCTCGCCTGATTGGATCGTGATGGACCTTGGCGACATTTTGATACACCTTTTAAGCCCAGCTTACAGAGCAAAATACAACATCGAAGAGTTTTTGCAAAAGCTAAAAACTAGCAAAGAGTCTTAA
- the gap gene encoding type I glyceraldehyde-3-phosphate dehydrogenase, which translates to MSVKVAINGFGRIGRCAARIILERDDVELVAINDTATRDMTRYLLKYDSVHGEFKQDVKVISDDFIEVNGKKIRVFSTRDLNELSYADYGVDVVLECTGKFLTTEKCEPYLARGVKKVVMSAPAKDDTATFVVGVNDDKYAGEAIVSNASCTTNGLAPVAKVLNDKFGIVKGLMTTIHAYTNGQSLVDVKAKDFRRSRAAALNIGPTTTGAAKAIAKVLPELSGKLHGQAVRVPVANVSMVDLTAVLKRPASKDEINEAFRAAAESNLKEILFVDDDYRVSSDFCTSTFSSIVASDTTQVIADDMVKVFAWYDNEWGYSTRLVDLAKIVATK; encoded by the coding sequence ATGTCAGTTAAAGTAGCAATAAACGGCTTTGGGCGTATCGGTAGGTGTGCTGCTCGTATTATTTTAGAGCGTGATGATGTTGAGCTTGTCGCTATTAACGACACCGCAACAAGGGATATGACGAGGTATTTGCTCAAATACGACAGCGTTCATGGCGAATTTAAGCAAGACGTTAAGGTGATAAGCGACGATTTTATAGAAGTAAATGGCAAAAAGATAAGAGTTTTTTCTACAAGAGATCTAAACGAGCTTAGCTACGCAGACTACGGCGTAGACGTGGTTTTAGAGTGCACTGGCAAGTTTTTAACCACTGAAAAATGTGAGCCATATCTTGCTCGCGGCGTCAAAAAAGTAGTCATGAGCGCTCCAGCAAAAGATGACACGGCGACATTTGTAGTTGGCGTAAATGACGATAAATACGCAGGCGAAGCGATCGTCTCAAACGCAAGCTGCACCACAAACGGCCTAGCTCCAGTGGCAAAGGTGCTAAACGATAAATTTGGCATCGTAAAAGGGCTGATGACTACGATCCACGCATATACAAATGGTCAGAGCCTAGTTGATGTAAAGGCTAAAGATTTCCGTCGCTCACGCGCTGCAGCGCTAAATATCGGACCTACGACAACTGGAGCTGCAAAAGCGATCGCTAAAGTGCTTCCAGAGCTAAGCGGCAAGCTGCACGGCCAAGCAGTGCGCGTGCCAGTGGCAAACGTCTCGATGGTCGATCTAACTGCGGTTTTAAAAAGACCAGCTAGCAAAGATGAGATAAACGAGGCATTTAGGGCGGCTGCAGAGTCAAATTTAAAGGAAATTTTATTCGTCGATGACGACTACAGAGTTAGCAGCGACTTTTGCACAAGCACCTTTAGCAGCATCGTAGCTAGCGACACCACGCAGGTTATCGCTGATGATATGGTGAAGGTCTTTGCGTGGTACGACAACGAGTGGGGCTACTCAACAAGGCTTGTTGATCTTGCTAAGATCGTGGCTACAAAGTAA
- a CDS encoding phosphoglycerate kinase, whose protein sequence is MSDILSINDLELNGAKVFIRCDFNVPMDEFLNITDDRRIRSAIPTIRYCLDNGCSVVLASHLGRPKNGYEEKFSLQGVAKRLSRLLDREVIFAEDVIGNDAKTKAAALKPGEILMIENLRFEKGETKNDEALAKELSGFGEFYINDAFGVCHRAHASVEAITKFYDEKHKAAGFLLQKEINFAQNLIKHPSRPFVAVVGGSKVSGKLQALHNLLPRVDKLIIGGGMAFTFLKSLGENIGNSLLEEELIEDARQILQKGKELGVKIYLPVDVVAAQTFSAESAVKYVPAQEIPNGWMGLDIGPASIRLFKEVIADAQTIWWNGPMGVFEMDKFSKGSIKMSHAIIDTHATTVVGGGDTADVVERAGDADEMTFISTGGGASLELIEGKELPGIKPLRKEE, encoded by the coding sequence ATGAGTGATATTTTATCGATCAACGACCTTGAGCTTAATGGTGCAAAAGTCTTTATAAGGTGCGATTTTAACGTGCCTATGGACGAGTTTTTAAACATCACTGATGACCGCAGGATCCGCTCAGCGATACCAACTATTCGCTACTGCTTGGATAATGGCTGCAGCGTGGTTTTGGCTAGTCACTTAGGACGTCCAAAAAATGGCTATGAAGAGAAATTTTCACTTCAAGGCGTGGCTAAGAGGCTATCAAGACTGCTTGATAGAGAGGTGATATTTGCTGAAGATGTGATCGGAAATGACGCTAAAACAAAGGCTGCGGCTCTAAAGCCAGGCGAAATTTTAATGATAGAAAATTTACGCTTTGAAAAGGGCGAAACTAAAAACGACGAGGCTTTGGCAAAAGAGCTTTCAGGATTTGGCGAATTTTACATCAATGACGCATTTGGTGTTTGCCACAGGGCTCACGCATCGGTCGAGGCGATCACTAAATTTTACGATGAGAAGCACAAAGCAGCGGGATTTTTACTACAAAAAGAGATAAATTTCGCTCAAAATTTGATAAAACATCCATCTCGCCCATTTGTCGCTGTCGTGGGTGGCTCAAAGGTAAGTGGTAAGCTTCAAGCCTTGCATAACCTTCTGCCACGCGTCGATAAGCTCATAATTGGCGGCGGTATGGCATTTACATTTTTAAAATCACTTGGCGAAAACATCGGAAATTCACTCCTTGAAGAAGAGCTCATCGAAGATGCAAGGCAAATTTTACAAAAAGGCAAAGAGCTAGGAGTGAAAATCTACCTGCCAGTAGATGTCGTCGCTGCTCAGACATTTTCAGCTGAAAGTGCCGTAAAATACGTCCCTGCCCAAGAGATCCCAAATGGCTGGATGGGACTTGACATCGGACCAGCATCGATTAGGCTATTTAAAGAGGTCATCGCCGATGCGCAAACCATCTGGTGGAACGGACCTATGGGCGTTTTTGAGATGGATAAATTTAGCAAAGGCAGCATCAAAATGAGCCACGCTATCATCGACACTCACGCGACAACCGTCGTTGGCGGTGGTGATACGGCTGACGTGGTCGAGCGCGCAGGCGACGCTGATGAGATGACATTTATCTCGACTGGCGGTGGTGCTAGCTTGGAGCTAATAGAGGGCAAAGAGCTGCCTGGCATAAAGCCGCTTAGAAAAGAGGAGTAG
- a CDS encoding triose-phosphate isomerase, producing MKFLANLKCNHTRESFREYAKILDENLSANDDVSVFAPASAFDEKRHLFRLGAQNFYPCESGAFTGEIGKAMLDEFGIKDVLIGHSERREILKESEELLRAKFDFAAKNGWNVIYCIGENLSTNESGATKEFLSRQLENIDLGYKNLIIAYEPIWAIGTGKSANIEQIDEVLSFLKTKANVQLLYGGSVNAANIADIAGIKSCDGVLVGTASWDANNFLNLIRVVS from the coding sequence TTGAAATTTCTAGCGAATTTAAAGTGTAACCACACAAGAGAGAGCTTTAGAGAGTACGCGAAAATTTTAGACGAAAATTTAAGCGCAAACGACGACGTGAGCGTATTTGCTCCAGCTAGTGCTTTTGATGAAAAAAGGCATCTTTTTAGGCTTGGGGCGCAGAATTTCTACCCATGCGAGAGTGGAGCATTTACTGGCGAGATCGGCAAGGCGATGCTTGATGAATTTGGCATAAAAGACGTGCTGATCGGTCACTCTGAAAGGCGTGAAATTTTAAAAGAGAGCGAGGAGCTTTTGCGAGCAAAATTTGACTTTGCCGCAAAAAATGGCTGGAACGTGATCTACTGCATCGGCGAAAATTTAAGCACAAATGAAAGCGGAGCGACCAAAGAATTTTTAAGCCGCCAGCTTGAAAACATCGACCTTGGCTATAAAAATTTGATCATCGCCTACGAGCCGATCTGGGCGATAGGAACGGGCAAAAGCGCTAACATAGAGCAGATAGATGAGGTGCTAAGTTTTTTAAAGACAAAGGCAAACGTGCAACTACTTTACGGCGGAAGCGTCAATGCAGCAAACATCGCTGATATAGCAGGTATCAAAAGCTGCGATGGGGTTTTAGTAGGTACAGCCAGCTGGGATGCGAATAATTTTTTAAATTTGATACGCGTTGTCTCGTGA
- the fabI gene encoding enoyl-ACP reductase FabI has product MILKGKKGLIVGVANAKSIAYGIAKACHDQGAQMAFTYLNDALKKRVEPIAEEFGSKFVYELDVNNQAHLDGLADRIKKDLGEIDFVVHAVAYAPKEALEGEFVNTTKEAFDIAMGTSVYSLLSLTRAVLPVLKEGGSVLTLTYLGGPKFVPHYNVMGVAKAALESSVRYLAHDLGAKNIRVNAISAGPIKTLAASGIGDFRMILRYNEVNSPLKRNVTTEDVGNSAMYLLSDLASGVTGEVHYVDCGYNIMGMGDVATDAEGNTILAWDAK; this is encoded by the coding sequence ATGATACTAAAAGGTAAAAAAGGTCTAATCGTAGGCGTCGCTAATGCTAAATCAATAGCTTACGGCATCGCAAAAGCTTGTCACGATCAAGGTGCGCAGATGGCATTTACATACCTAAATGACGCTCTTAAAAAGCGTGTAGAGCCGATCGCTGAGGAGTTTGGTAGCAAATTTGTCTACGAGCTTGACGTAAATAACCAAGCTCACCTAGACGGCCTAGCTGATAGGATCAAAAAAGACCTTGGCGAGATCGACTTTGTCGTGCACGCTGTGGCGTATGCGCCAAAAGAGGCGCTTGAGGGCGAGTTTGTAAATACCACAAAAGAGGCATTTGACATAGCGATGGGCACTAGTGTTTATTCGCTACTAAGCCTTACTCGCGCGGTTCTACCGGTGCTAAAAGAGGGCGGCTCGGTGCTTACTCTTACATACCTTGGCGGACCAAAATTTGTGCCACACTACAACGTCATGGGCGTTGCAAAAGCAGCGCTTGAAAGCTCAGTTCGCTACCTAGCACACGACCTTGGCGCTAAAAATATCCGCGTAAATGCGATCAGCGCAGGTCCAATTAAAACGCTTGCCGCAAGCGGAATAGGCGATTTTAGGATGATTTTACGCTACAACGAAGTAAATAGCCCGCTAAAACGCAACGTCACCACTGAAGACGTCGGCAACAGCGCTATGTACCTACTTAGCGACCTAGCTAGCGGCGTAACAGGCGAGGTTCACTACGTAGACTGCGGCTACAACATCATGGGTATGGGCGACGTGGCTACCGACGCCGAGGGCAACACGATCCTAGCTTGGGACGCAAAATAA